GTCTCGGCAGATTCACGCACCTGAGCCATCAAATCTGTCTCAATCTGGGTAGACAGCTTCACCCGCCAGGTCCAGCGCACCACCTCCGATAGCCATTTGTCAGCCGGCCGATCGTTATCGCGGATATTCCAGCGCGCGGCAATACGATGCTCCGCCGGATGCGGCTGTCGACGGTCGCCTTCGCCGTCACCGACAACAATGGCGTATGTCAGCACCCCCTCGTTACGGCCACGGAGAATCGCCAGCACCCGGTGGGAAGGTACTTTTTTCAGCGGCTCCACATGGTCAAAATAATCCCGGAACTTGGCCCCCTCGCTTTCCTTACCCTCAATCACGGAAACTTTCAGCTGGCCCTCCTGCCAGATGAGATCCCGCAGGCTGCCCAGCAATTCGGCATCCTCGGCAAACCGCTCCATCAGAATGGAGCGGGCGCCATCCAGGGCGGCCTTGGCATCTTCGATACCGGCTTCCTTGTTGAGGTAAGCTGCAGCAGTCGTTTCCGGATCCAGCGTGGGGTCGTCATACAATGCATCCGCCAGGGGCTCGAGGCCGGCTTCCCTGGCGATCTGTGCCTTGGTACGGCGCTTGGGCTTGTAGGGCAGGTAAAGGTCTTCCAGGCGGTTCTTGGCGTCGGCCTCGTTTATGCTTGCGCGCAACTCGTCGGTCAGCTTGCCCTGCTCCTCAATGCTTTTGAGGATGGTTGAGCGGCGGTCTTCCAGTTCGCGCAGGTAGCGCAACCGGTCTTCCAGGTTTCGCAACTGGCTGTCATCCAGCGAGCCGGTAATTTCTTTCCGGTAGCGGGCAATAAACGGGACGGTCGCACCCTCGTCAAGCAGGGCGACGGTGGCATTAACCTGTTGCTCGCGTACGCCGAGCTCTTCGGCGATGCGCCTGGAGATACTGTTCATGCAACCTCTGTTGATAACATAAGGATCAAATAAAAGGGGAAAGGTACAGCGGCTCACCGCTGCAGGCAAGCAGACTGTCCGCGGTTGTTCAGGAATTGCACAAGGTCGGCCCAGGGCATGGGGCGGGCGTAGTAATACCCCTGGATCTCGTCACAGTGCTGCTGGCGCAGGAAATCAAGCTGACCCTCGGTTTCAACGCCTTCCGCCACCACACTGATCTGCAGGCTATGGGCCAGACTGATAATCGCCCGAATGATGTGCTCGGCATCGGCAGACTTGCCCAGATCCTGTACGAAGCTCTTGTCAATCTTCACCAGCGAAATGGGCAGATGCTGCAGGTTACTCAGGGACGAAAAGCCGGTGCCAAAGTCATCCAGCGCAAAGCTGATGCCAAGCTGGTTCAACTCCCGAAGGCACCGCTGGGCGTATTCAGGATCGTGCATCATGGCACTTTCGGTCAGTTCCAGCTCCAGCAAACTGGTGTCTACATTGGCGTTGAAGATGATCCGGAAGATCGTTTCCGTCATCTTGCGATCGTGGAACTGACGAAACGACAGATTGACCGCAAAAACCAGGCCGGGAAAGCCCATCTCCGCGGATTCCTGCAAACGTTTACAGGCCTGTTCAATCACCCAGTAACCGATAGGTACAATCAGGCCACTGCGTTCCGCCACCGGGATAAACTCATCAGGTCCGACCAGCCCACGCTCCGGGTGATTCCATCGCAACAGACATTCGACTCCCCGAACTTCTTCCGTAGCCAGATCAATACGGGGCTGATAATAGAGCTCAAGTTCGTTGCCCCGCAGCGCGCTACGCAGGTCCGCCTCGAGGCGCAGCTGATAGCCGGCAGAGATGTGCAGCTGGCGATCATAAAAGCGATAACTGGTGCCCGGGTCCCGCTTCGCCTCAAACATGGCACGATTAGCCCGGCGCAACAGGTTTTCGGCGCTGTCTCCGGCCTCCGGGTAAGTGGCCACTCCCAGACTGGCACTAACCCCAATGGCCTGACCGTCAATGGTGACCGGCTCGTCCAGGGCAGCGACCACTTTCCGGATGATCTGCGTGATATCCAGTGAGTCTTCCACCTTTTCGATGATAATGGCCAGTTCATCACCGCCGATGCGCATCAGCGAGTCCACCCGTCGCAAACTGTGGCGCAGGCGCTCGGCCAGTTTCATCATCAACTGGTCACTTTTCTGGTAACCAAAGGATTCATTGATACTTCGGAAATCGTCGATATTGAGGTGCAGCAAAGCCAGCCGATGACCGCCCCGCTCTGCTCGTAAAAGCGATTGTTGCAGCCGATCAAAAAACAGGTCACGGTTAATGAACCCGGTTGCCACATCACGGCCGAGCCGACTGTGGGGTGACTCTGACAGTTGCCCGCGATACCAGAGACCTTTGACGGCGCGCCGGAAGCTCCAGTGATCCAGCCCGTTACGGGAAAGGTAGTCGGACGCGCCAGAGGCCAGGAGTTCGGGGGCGCGCTCATCGGAGGATTCGGCGCTCAGGGCCAATACCGGCTTTTCATTACTGGCAACCGCCAGGTATTGCAGAAACGCAGACTCGGAACCTCCGTGAAACACGCAGTCCCAGACGACAAGATCAAAACTTGCATTCCGAATGAGGTCGTCACAGTCGATGAGGTCCGGACACCAAGTGGCATCGGCATCAAATTCGCCGTCGTCAGCCAATAGTGCATTAAGCC
This Marinobacter salinus DNA region includes the following protein-coding sequences:
- a CDS encoding EAL domain-containing protein, with translation MTLPLETIRPSQLRLLVLVPDYSDFLWLNALLADDGEFDADATWCPDLIDCDDLIRNASFDLVVWDCVFHGGSESAFLQYLAVASNEKPVLALSAESSDERAPELLASGASDYLSRNGLDHWSFRRAVKGLWYRGQLSESPHSRLGRDVATGFINRDLFFDRLQQSLLRAERGGHRLALLHLNIDDFRSINESFGYQKSDQLMMKLAERLRHSLRRVDSLMRIGGDELAIIIEKVEDSLDITQIIRKVVAALDEPVTIDGQAIGVSASLGVATYPEAGDSAENLLRRANRAMFEAKRDPGTSYRFYDRQLHISAGYQLRLEADLRSALRGNELELYYQPRIDLATEEVRGVECLLRWNHPERGLVGPDEFIPVAERSGLIVPIGYWVIEQACKRLQESAEMGFPGLVFAVNLSFRQFHDRKMTETIFRIIFNANVDTSLLELELTESAMMHDPEYAQRCLRELNQLGISFALDDFGTGFSSLSNLQHLPISLVKIDKSFVQDLGKSADAEHIIRAIISLAHSLQISVVAEGVETEGQLDFLRQQHCDEIQGYYYARPMPWADLVQFLNNRGQSACLQR